From the Xyrauchen texanus isolate HMW12.3.18 chromosome 49, RBS_HiC_50CHRs, whole genome shotgun sequence genome, one window contains:
- the LOC127640468 gene encoding small VCP/p97-interacting protein-like isoform X2 — protein sequence MCLISSGSAEKCFICARTSLDISMGMCLPCLSGAEDDVVVTPDPETRRRQLAEAAEKRQKETTYRGIKNPEALERKKKKQEEMEKETVNSTPAGGGGLKWQVG from the exons ATGTGCCTAATTTCCTCGGGTTCTgctgaaaagtgttttatttGTGCCCGTACTTCACTGGACATCAGTATGGGGATGTGTTTGCCCTGTTTGAGTGGAGCTGAAGATGACGTGGTCGTCACACCAGATCCT GAGACGAGGAGAAGACAGTTGGCAGAGGCTGCAGAGAAGAGACAGAAAGAG ACGACCTACAGAGGCATCAAAAACCCAGAAGCCCtggaaaggaaaaagaaaaaacaggaagagatggagaaagagacTGTGAACTCAACACCTGCTGGAGGAGGAGGGCTGAAG TGGCAGGTTGGCTAA
- the LOC127640468 gene encoding small VCP/p97-interacting protein-like isoform X1 translates to MCLISSGSAEKCFICARTSLDISMGMCLPCLSGAEDDVVVTPDPETRRRQLAEAAEKRQKETTYRGIKNPEALERKKKKQEEMEKETVNSTPAGGGGLKVHHKQECLWIMQW, encoded by the exons ATGTGCCTAATTTCCTCGGGTTCTgctgaaaagtgttttatttGTGCCCGTACTTCACTGGACATCAGTATGGGGATGTGTTTGCCCTGTTTGAGTGGAGCTGAAGATGACGTGGTCGTCACACCAGATCCT GAGACGAGGAGAAGACAGTTGGCAGAGGCTGCAGAGAAGAGACAGAAAGAG ACGACCTACAGAGGCATCAAAAACCCAGAAGCCCtggaaaggaaaaagaaaaaacaggaagagatggagaaagagacTGTGAACTCAACACCTGCTGGAGGAGGAGGGCTGAAGGTACATCACAAACAAGAG TGTCTCTGGATAATGCAGTGGTGA